A genomic window from Fibrobacterota bacterium includes:
- a CDS encoding glycoside hydrolase family protein, whose product MSTRSAFRFRRGIVWGIPLVLCGTSAHAKTLIDYFLPTPVIKQTTSNAWGSSGVLPRDQDNGIEDKTNKNFSYWDGKILRAADGKYHMYVSRWNQSAGHNGWFGSVCVHTVSDTSPLGPYVDKGLCYNELNGKGHNVMVEQMNDGTYFVLVSETRRPATVYTSKSLDGPWVAKGAISFEKNGFNIDVASGGQLHSNTVILPRPDGSFLSIAREGVISLSTNGILGPYKVMTKSVFPIVQGLNNGFAEDPVIWRSGNKYHITVNWWDAKQARHIISNDGINNWKDMGVAYIPSRDFIKYTNGTVNHWTKIERPQVYLKDGHVTHFTFSVIDVEKDKDVGNDNHNSKVIVVPFDGLQFDKDNGWVSSAEEPTLKAARPVAHASMAMRNIDGHLRLGFERDGQFVPLSAIGRR is encoded by the coding sequence ATGAGTACCAGAAGCGCTTTCCGATTCCGCCGTGGGATCGTCTGGGGGATCCCGTTGGTCCTGTGCGGGACATCCGCCCATGCCAAGACCCTCATCGACTACTTCCTGCCCACTCCCGTTATCAAGCAGACGACGTCCAACGCCTGGGGCTCGAGCGGAGTCCTTCCTCGCGACCAGGACAACGGCATCGAGGACAAGACCAACAAGAACTTCTCCTACTGGGACGGCAAGATCCTGCGCGCCGCCGACGGCAAATACCATATGTACGTGAGTCGCTGGAACCAGAGCGCGGGCCACAACGGCTGGTTCGGATCGGTCTGCGTCCACACGGTGAGCGACACGTCCCCCCTGGGACCCTACGTCGACAAGGGGCTCTGCTACAACGAGCTGAACGGCAAGGGCCACAACGTGATGGTCGAGCAGATGAACGACGGCACCTATTTCGTACTGGTCAGCGAAACCCGCCGTCCCGCCACGGTCTACACCTCCAAGTCCCTCGACGGCCCTTGGGTCGCGAAGGGAGCCATCAGCTTCGAGAAGAACGGGTTCAACATCGATGTCGCAAGCGGGGGCCAACTCCACTCCAACACGGTCATTCTTCCGCGTCCCGACGGCAGCTTCCTGTCCATCGCGCGAGAAGGGGTCATTTCCCTGAGCACCAACGGCATCCTGGGGCCGTACAAAGTCATGACCAAGAGCGTGTTCCCCATCGTCCAGGGTCTGAACAACGGCTTCGCTGAAGACCCCGTGATCTGGCGCAGCGGCAACAAGTACCACATCACCGTGAACTGGTGGGACGCCAAGCAGGCACGTCACATCATATCCAACGACGGCATCAACAACTGGAAGGACATGGGCGTGGCGTACATTCCGTCCCGTGACTTCATCAAGTACACCAACGGCACCGTGAACCACTGGACCAAGATCGAGCGTCCGCAGGTCTACCTGAAGGATGGCCACGTCACCCATTTCACCTTCTCCGTGATCGACGTGGAAAAGGACAAGGACGTGGGCAACGACAACCACAACAGCAAGGTGATCGTGGTGCCGTTCGACGGATTGCAGTTCGACAAGGACAACGGCTGGGTGTCCTCCGCCGAAGAGCCGACGTTGAAGGCTGCGCGTCCGGTCGCTCACGCCTCGATGGCCATGCGAAACATCGATGGACACTTGCGTTTGGGCTTCGAACGCGATGGTCAGTTCGTTCCGCTGAGCGCCATCGGTCGTCGCTGA
- a CDS encoding SGNH/GDSL hydrolase family protein: protein MPAAKAKALIEFVGNSITSGSVTTNGNISAFPWLVGETLGADRTAISYPGICLVGNGHYSGNGFPGIGQEIQYFKMVTPPITPTTTQPNAPDWDFSKYTPDMVVINLGTNDALAGGISGTTVQASYINLMKKIRAKLPKTRIFAVRTFGGYNESQTKAAVDALWNGGDKRVYYVNTTGWLATSDYASDKLHPTDAGQIKAAAKLSEVLKPYMDSLLADVEIRSAPKAPSSPMRFTPRLKLPVKPNGRNLTFREFHAMLGNLSSTR from the coding sequence GTGCCTGCCGCCAAAGCCAAAGCCCTGATCGAATTTGTGGGAAATTCCATCACCTCGGGCTCGGTCACCACCAACGGCAACATCAGCGCCTTTCCGTGGTTGGTGGGAGAGACCTTGGGTGCGGACCGGACGGCCATCTCCTATCCCGGAATCTGTCTGGTCGGCAACGGCCACTATTCCGGCAACGGCTTTCCCGGGATCGGTCAGGAAATCCAGTACTTCAAGATGGTCACCCCGCCCATCACGCCCACCACCACCCAACCCAACGCGCCGGATTGGGATTTTTCGAAGTACACGCCGGACATGGTGGTGATCAACCTCGGGACCAACGACGCCCTGGCGGGTGGGATTTCGGGGACCACCGTGCAGGCGTCTTACATCAACCTGATGAAGAAGATCCGCGCCAAACTCCCCAAGACCCGGATCTTCGCGGTCCGCACCTTTGGCGGTTACAATGAATCCCAAACCAAGGCGGCCGTGGATGCTCTTTGGAACGGTGGCGACAAGCGGGTCTACTACGTCAACACCACCGGCTGGTTGGCCACCAGCGACTACGCTTCCGACAAGCTCCATCCCACCGACGCGGGCCAGATCAAGGCGGCGGCCAAGCTGTCGGAAGTGCTCAAGCCCTACATGGACAGCCTTCTGGCGGATGTGGAAATCCGGAGCGCTCCCAAGGCTCCGTCTTCCCCCATGCGCTTCACGCCTCGCTTGAAGCTGCCTGTCAAGCCCAACGGACGGAATCTGACGTTCCGGGAATTCCATGCGATGTTGGGAAATCTTTCGTCCACGAGGTGA
- a CDS encoding glycoside hydrolase family 5 protein: MNLRKSCHWIPRVALVAATLAGLSFGQNLPTAKSLAAEMGMGWNLGNTMELIGVQPIPTKVLFDSVKAAGFKTVRIPAAWDMHADKNTHVIDAAWMAQVKTVVDYTIKDSLFVILNIHWDGGWVEGKVDSAATRPAMLATMYAKQGAFWKQIATTFRNYDRHLIFASANEPAVDNQANMSVLNGLHQIFVDTVRATGGNNASRTLVIQGPSTSFEHTADWMTSMPRDVIADRLMAEAHFYPYQFCLMSQPANWGTMAYPFFYWGKQYHSSTDAIHNPTWGEESYVDSQFNLVKPKYLDKNIPVVVGEFGALKRLTATGDNLRLAILSRRYFYNYVTKAALSRGMIPVAWDAGGKGDGTMTIFDRNKEGAIYDLGLLNAMRAGAGLAKLPGDTTSDYTVASGDNSLRILYSAKDSGRGQVNLGVTKGNMTTYDSVLVRAYVKGTTDYDSAGVKQYGYVSMSVVTMSKNWTWREKSLGATTMDAWKTYSIPLSTNTADSLALVPADPANIDFFALQAYSKGYRGALYVDWIVFKSKNGTSDTIYNFNQKAPEEGKDNVESVGLYPTSNVPTDLEWQTATTTKWGAASIGKRIGSGSNSLQASIANGAIRAGFFASQPGSATIRLLDLQGRAVWSKTVQVMAGENRFEIVADGHGMMLLDVAQGTTHQTGYVLLP, encoded by the coding sequence ATGAATTTGAGAAAATCGTGCCACTGGATTCCCCGGGTCGCGCTGGTCGCCGCCACCTTGGCGGGACTGTCGTTCGGACAGAACCTGCCTACCGCCAAATCCCTCGCCGCCGAGATGGGCATGGGTTGGAACCTTGGCAACACCATGGAACTGATCGGAGTCCAGCCGATTCCCACCAAGGTCCTGTTCGATTCCGTGAAGGCCGCCGGCTTCAAGACCGTGCGCATCCCCGCCGCCTGGGACATGCATGCGGATAAAAACACCCACGTGATCGATGCCGCCTGGATGGCCCAGGTCAAGACCGTGGTGGACTACACCATCAAGGACAGCCTGTTCGTGATCCTGAACATCCACTGGGATGGCGGATGGGTGGAGGGCAAGGTCGATTCCGCCGCTACGCGTCCTGCGATGCTCGCCACCATGTACGCCAAGCAAGGGGCCTTCTGGAAACAGATCGCCACCACCTTCCGCAACTACGACCGGCACCTGATTTTCGCCAGCGCCAACGAACCGGCCGTGGACAACCAGGCCAACATGTCCGTGCTCAACGGCCTCCACCAGATCTTCGTGGACACCGTTCGCGCCACGGGCGGCAACAACGCCTCCCGCACGCTGGTCATCCAAGGCCCCAGCACATCCTTCGAGCACACGGCCGACTGGATGACCTCCATGCCCAGGGACGTGATCGCCGACCGGCTCATGGCCGAGGCCCACTTCTACCCCTACCAGTTCTGCTTGATGTCGCAGCCCGCCAACTGGGGAACCATGGCGTATCCGTTCTTCTACTGGGGCAAGCAGTACCACTCCTCCACCGATGCGATCCACAACCCCACCTGGGGCGAGGAATCCTACGTGGATTCCCAGTTCAACCTGGTGAAGCCCAAATACCTGGACAAGAACATCCCGGTGGTGGTGGGCGAATTCGGGGCGCTCAAGCGCCTGACCGCCACGGGTGACAATTTGCGTCTGGCCATCCTCTCGCGCCGCTACTTCTACAACTACGTCACCAAGGCCGCCTTGAGCCGCGGCATGATCCCGGTCGCCTGGGACGCCGGCGGCAAGGGCGACGGCACCATGACGATTTTCGACCGCAACAAGGAAGGCGCCATCTACGACCTGGGACTGCTCAACGCCATGCGCGCCGGAGCAGGCCTGGCCAAGCTTCCCGGCGACACGACCAGCGACTACACGGTGGCCTCCGGCGACAACAGCCTTCGCATCCTGTATTCGGCCAAGGACTCGGGGCGCGGCCAAGTCAATCTGGGAGTCACCAAGGGCAACATGACCACGTACGATTCGGTGCTGGTCCGCGCCTACGTGAAGGGCACCACCGACTACGATTCCGCCGGCGTCAAGCAGTACGGATACGTCTCGATGAGCGTGGTCACCATGTCGAAGAACTGGACCTGGCGCGAGAAGTCGTTGGGCGCCACCACCATGGATGCCTGGAAGACCTACAGCATCCCCCTTTCCACCAACACCGCGGATTCCCTCGCCCTGGTTCCGGCGGATCCGGCCAACATCGACTTCTTCGCGCTGCAAGCCTACTCGAAGGGGTATCGCGGAGCCCTCTACGTGGATTGGATCGTCTTCAAGTCAAAAAACGGCACCAGCGACACCATCTACAACTTCAACCAGAAGGCGCCTGAAGAAGGCAAGGACAATGTCGAGTCCGTCGGACTCTACCCCACTTCCAACGTTCCTACCGACCTGGAATGGCAGACTGCCACGACCACCAAGTGGGGCGCCGCCTCGATCGGCAAGAGAATCGGTTCCGGATCGAACTCCCTGCAAGCCAGCATCGCCAACGGCGCGATCCGCGCGGGCTTCTTTGCCTCCCAACCCGGATCGGCGACCATCCGACTGCTGGACCTCCAAGGCAGAGCGGTCTGGTCAAAAACCGTCCAAGTCATGGCGGGAGAAAATCGGTTCGAGATCGTGGCCGACGGCCACGGCATGATGCTCCTGGATGTCGCACAAGGCACCACCCACCAGACGGGTTACGTCCTCCTTCCCTGA
- a CDS encoding T9SS type A sorting domain-containing protein → MRTKARSLLLSLGLTLFAASFSHATTNQFRGVNWADPRDNFQTGVIYLSGLTSSDNNASAKIVAERVVGQFVSKLGTNSVRLPINEATASTGWNMYTGVIDVALTKGRVILCYWGPAHGAAPPNMTSWWTMWSTVVAKYGTNKNFYIEIYNEPNMYNKTTLSNLYAEWLQKFPSFPQERIILDGTGMAQNVPEIGSDSRFNKCLLAVHDYSMWSAETNTEAQWSAHLRSEVGSYSDRTVATEWGGPMSTGSKNGITYQPQDYANTSASASYFVKYIRGMTEQLRTWKMGSFYWAGLKDNDWYSLMKKTGTGANIDLTVANPSGLARVQYSWFDTLSGVDRSGSLVKPPLLVYDGARKVLRVEFDGATNARASVRVSRPDGELVQSGLVADHAGSIDVSDLPAGMYLANLEIDGKSAGSEKILIGK, encoded by the coding sequence ATGAGAACAAAAGCAAGATCTCTCCTTCTGTCCTTGGGATTGACGTTGTTCGCCGCGTCGTTTTCGCATGCGACCACCAACCAGTTCCGGGGCGTGAACTGGGCGGATCCACGCGACAACTTCCAAACGGGTGTCATCTACCTATCGGGACTCACGTCGTCGGACAACAACGCCTCGGCGAAGATCGTGGCCGAAAGGGTCGTGGGCCAGTTCGTTTCCAAGCTCGGGACAAATTCTGTTCGGTTGCCGATCAACGAAGCGACCGCCTCCACGGGATGGAACATGTACACGGGCGTGATCGATGTCGCGCTCACCAAGGGGCGGGTCATCCTGTGCTACTGGGGCCCAGCCCATGGCGCCGCACCCCCGAACATGACCTCGTGGTGGACCATGTGGAGCACGGTCGTGGCCAAGTACGGGACCAACAAGAACTTCTACATCGAGATCTACAACGAACCGAACATGTACAACAAGACGACCCTGTCGAACCTGTACGCCGAATGGCTCCAGAAGTTCCCGTCGTTTCCACAGGAACGGATCATCCTGGACGGCACCGGAATGGCCCAGAACGTTCCTGAAATCGGTAGTGACAGTCGGTTCAACAAGTGTCTCCTCGCCGTCCACGACTACTCGATGTGGTCGGCTGAAACGAACACCGAAGCCCAATGGAGCGCCCACCTGCGCAGCGAAGTCGGCAGCTACTCCGATCGAACGGTGGCCACCGAGTGGGGTGGGCCCATGAGCACCGGCTCCAAGAACGGCATCACCTACCAGCCGCAGGATTACGCCAACACCAGCGCAAGCGCGAGCTATTTCGTGAAGTACATCCGGGGGATGACCGAACAGCTGCGCACCTGGAAGATGGGCAGTTTCTACTGGGCCGGTCTCAAGGACAACGACTGGTACAGTCTGATGAAAAAAACCGGCACGGGCGCGAACATCGACCTGACCGTCGCCAATCCCTCCGGCCTGGCCCGCGTGCAGTACTCGTGGTTCGATACCCTTTCGGGGGTGGACCGGTCCGGCTCCCTCGTCAAACCTCCTCTCCTGGTCTACGATGGAGCACGGAAGGTCTTGCGGGTGGAATTCGATGGGGCGACCAACGCGCGAGCCTCCGTGCGTGTGTCCAGACCGGACGGCGAGCTTGTCCAATCAGGACTCGTCGCCGATCACGCGGGCTCCATCGATGTCTCCGATCTCCCTGCGGGCATGTACCTGGCCAATCTCGAGATCGATGGAAAATCCGCCGGAAGCGAAAAGATCCTGATCGGAAAGTGA
- a CDS encoding family 43 glycosylhydrolase, translating into MTIRCLAILALSAQCAMAVNVSFAPYIPWRQTETQPGAHDPTVIRDDRGVYTLMSTNNLLTLWQSTDMVNWSSKGKLLNGVPTWMSSVYSGIENIWAPHLAKMGGKYWVYSCGSVFGKNTSLIGAMSTPTLDVSSAAYKWTDAGEVWRSTTSNDYNAIDPEILVDRDGKAWMSMGSFWQGLRMIAIDPATGKQLASDKTVRTIASRGGGAIEGPSTIQHGSWTYLFAPFDKCCDGINSTYRTMYGRSQSPTGPFVDETGKSMASSGGTQVTASYGRYVGLGGGSPFHDGRRDYFALHYYDRARNGASFLQLREILYDDNGWLRLGQPFLGRHMALEAEHALLSGDSIMTASGSGASNNEYVGYINGATSSVEFLANLLQEGEYWIVVRYAAGDGASSQYLSINGAAGIKVSYPKTSAWGTFPAEQVVVLDAKLKRGRNSLKFSKDVGFAELDRIDIVRKASTVIGLGSFDRFPNASYDSASDGVVLGSGASATYENVGFDAGGFKSMELCAISGTGRVRIGLGSSLSQEVDVAAKGCKTYDLASALQSATGIHDLTITNVSGDLVLGSIQFLTGSSGTAAQGTRKAHTQGARFDPLGREETEPQTDRKLRPLVTRP; encoded by the coding sequence ATGACCATTCGTTGTTTGGCAATCCTCGCGCTTTCAGCCCAGTGCGCCATGGCCGTGAACGTCTCCTTCGCGCCGTACATCCCCTGGCGCCAAACAGAGACACAACCTGGAGCCCACGATCCCACCGTCATCCGGGACGATCGCGGTGTGTACACGTTGATGTCCACCAACAACCTCCTGACCCTCTGGCAATCCACCGACATGGTCAACTGGAGTTCCAAGGGAAAGCTGTTGAACGGCGTGCCCACCTGGATGTCTTCCGTGTACAGCGGAATCGAGAACATCTGGGCTCCGCATCTGGCCAAGATGGGCGGGAAGTATTGGGTCTACTCCTGCGGATCCGTGTTTGGAAAGAACACCTCCCTGATCGGAGCGATGTCCACTCCCACCTTGGATGTTTCCAGCGCGGCCTACAAGTGGACCGATGCGGGTGAAGTCTGGCGCTCCACCACCTCCAACGACTACAACGCGATCGATCCGGAAATCCTCGTGGACCGTGATGGCAAAGCCTGGATGAGCATGGGTTCGTTCTGGCAGGGCCTGCGGATGATCGCCATCGACCCGGCCACCGGCAAGCAACTGGCTTCCGACAAGACGGTGCGCACCATCGCCAGTCGCGGCGGTGGGGCCATCGAGGGGCCGTCCACCATCCAGCATGGCTCCTGGACCTACCTGTTCGCGCCGTTCGACAAATGCTGCGACGGGATCAACTCCACGTACAGAACCATGTACGGGCGCTCGCAAAGCCCCACAGGGCCTTTCGTGGATGAGACCGGCAAGAGCATGGCTTCCAGCGGCGGAACGCAGGTGACCGCCTCCTACGGCCGGTACGTGGGCCTGGGTGGAGGCTCGCCCTTCCACGACGGGCGGCGCGACTATTTCGCGCTCCACTACTACGATCGCGCGCGCAATGGCGCAAGCTTTCTGCAACTGCGGGAGATCCTCTACGACGACAACGGCTGGCTGCGTCTGGGACAACCGTTCTTGGGACGGCACATGGCGCTGGAAGCCGAGCACGCCCTTCTTTCCGGGGACTCCATCATGACCGCTTCCGGATCGGGTGCATCCAACAACGAATACGTGGGGTACATCAACGGCGCCACCAGCTCCGTGGAATTTCTCGCCAATCTTCTGCAGGAAGGCGAGTATTGGATCGTGGTGCGCTACGCGGCCGGCGACGGGGCATCCAGTCAATATTTGTCCATCAACGGAGCGGCGGGAATCAAAGTCAGCTACCCCAAGACCTCCGCGTGGGGAACCTTTCCCGCCGAACAGGTGGTGGTGTTGGACGCCAAGCTCAAGCGCGGGCGCAACAGCCTGAAGTTTTCCAAGGACGTGGGATTTGCCGAACTGGATCGCATCGACATCGTCCGCAAGGCCAGCACGGTGATCGGCCTGGGATCCTTCGACCGTTTCCCGAACGCTTCCTACGATTCGGCCAGCGATGGGGTGGTGCTGGGCTCGGGCGCATCGGCCACCTACGAGAACGTGGGATTCGACGCCGGGGGATTCAAGAGCATGGAGCTCTGCGCGATCTCAGGAACCGGACGTGTGCGCATCGGGCTGGGCTCGAGCCTCTCGCAGGAAGTGGACGTGGCGGCCAAAGGATGCAAGACCTACGACTTGGCCTCCGCTCTGCAATCGGCCACCGGCATCCACGACCTAACGATCACGAATGTTTCCGGCGATCTGGTGCTGGGTTCGATCCAATTTCTGACAGGTTCGTCCGGGACTGCCGCCCAAGGAACGAGGAAAGCGCACACTCAGGGCGCACGCTTCGATCCCTTGGGACGCGAGGAGACGGAACCCCAAACCGATCGGAAGCTGCGACCCCTGGTCACCCGTCCCTAG
- a CDS encoding transposase produces MAKLFDEVDYRAGSWKSSRRVIVKAERNPLGPNTRYVATNLSGEPRHIYAEIYCARGEMENRFKETQTDLFGSRLSHGGFQENWMRLLMSTLAYVLQHTLRAIGLKGEKEERSTCSTIRIKLLKIGAVVTRNTRRIRLHLSSNHPDEGLFRKAFDRLALAARLRGSPAPALG; encoded by the coding sequence ATGGCAAAATTGTTCGACGAAGTGGATTATCGAGCGGGATCCTGGAAGAGCTCGCGGCGCGTGATCGTCAAGGCCGAACGCAACCCGTTGGGACCCAATACGCGCTATGTGGCGACGAACCTCTCGGGCGAACCGCGCCACATCTACGCCGAGATCTACTGCGCTCGCGGCGAAATGGAGAATCGATTCAAGGAGACGCAGACAGACTTGTTCGGATCGAGGCTGTCCCACGGAGGGTTCCAGGAAAATTGGATGCGCCTTTTGATGTCCACCCTGGCATATGTCCTGCAGCACACCTTGCGTGCGATCGGATTGAAGGGTGAGAAGGAGGAGCGATCGACCTGCTCCACCATCCGGATCAAGCTATTGAAGATCGGTGCGGTTGTGACCCGCAACACCCGACGCATCCGATTGCACCTGTCGTCAAACCATCCCGACGAGGGCTTGTTCCGCAAGGCCTTCGATAGGCTGGCGCTGGCAGCACGCCTGCGTGGATCACCGGCTCCTGCCCTCGGTTGA
- a CDS encoding IS1380 family transposase translates to MSKRNQTLDLFPMVQGRKVEVDFEGGNVTSNGGALLLGLADRALGGLSHRIARCIPDKRRRSSCTHSLPSMVRQAVYSLCLGHEDLIDQRDLRHDIALQTAVGQDKPLASDSTLGRIARLATPQTNWKLNELLIDAYIESHRGKAPQEIVLDFDATDVQLHGTQEGRFFHGHYSGYCYLPLFVFAGKHPLCAILRPADRGPARGALAVLAGLTHRLRRAWPNVRIVWRADAAYCRDHILRWCEQNKVGYVVGMQPNSVLEKSSVAVRMEAEEVFFQTAQWQNCSTKWIIERDPGRARGA, encoded by the coding sequence ATGTCAAAACGTAATCAAACGCTGGATCTTTTCCCGATGGTCCAAGGTCGCAAAGTCGAGGTGGATTTTGAGGGCGGCAATGTAACGTCAAACGGTGGTGCACTTCTTCTTGGTCTGGCCGATCGCGCCCTTGGAGGCCTTTCGCACCGCATCGCCCGCTGCATTCCGGACAAGCGTCGTCGATCTTCTTGCACCCATTCGCTTCCTTCCATGGTCCGCCAGGCTGTCTACAGCTTGTGTCTTGGCCACGAGGATCTGATTGATCAGCGAGACCTGCGCCACGACATTGCCTTGCAAACCGCTGTCGGGCAGGACAAGCCCCTGGCCAGCGATTCCACCCTTGGACGCATCGCCCGCCTGGCCACACCGCAGACCAACTGGAAGCTCAACGAGCTTCTGATCGACGCCTACATCGAATCGCACCGTGGCAAAGCTCCCCAGGAAATTGTGCTGGATTTCGACGCCACCGATGTGCAGCTGCACGGCACTCAGGAAGGCCGATTCTTCCACGGCCATTACAGTGGCTACTGCTACCTGCCTTTGTTCGTGTTCGCCGGAAAGCACCCCTTGTGCGCGATCCTGCGCCCCGCCGATCGTGGCCCCGCTCGAGGCGCTCTGGCCGTACTGGCGGGCTTGACCCATCGACTGCGCCGCGCTTGGCCGAATGTCCGCATCGTCTGGAGGGCCGATGCCGCCTACTGCCGCGACCACATCCTGCGCTGGTGCGAACAAAACAAGGTCGGATATGTCGTGGGCATGCAACCAAATTCTGTCTTGGAAAAGTCGAGCGTAGCGGTTCGCATGGAGGCTGAGGAAGTCTTTTTCCAGACCGCCCAATGGCAAAATTGTTCGACGAAGTGGATTATCGAGCGGGATCCTGGAAGAGCTCGCGGCGCGTGA
- a CDS encoding glycoside hydrolase 43 family protein: protein MTRQSIKGTFAGAILSALGLATTNHAASNPVMWADIPDPSIIRVGNNYYMSHTTMHFAPGVPIMKSTDLVNWKTINYCYSTLTNNDNMNLNAGKNAYGKGSWAASIRHKDGTFHVLVPSYTTNKTHLYSTTDIEKGPWKETQFGFYHDPSLHLDEDGRNFVVYGGSDIKIIQLNSTLTGTQSGGVNKTIIGSAALKALIGNSPILVGEGSHIEKINGWYYVFIICWPNGGGFDGRTELVFRSKTIDGTYEGKVVHSSKGVAQGSVLQDPAGKWWGYLFQDNGSVGRSTWIMPVTWANDWPSFNGGVSPTTFTITTNSAVGTGFVTNDDFNSTNLKLEWQWNHNPDNTKWSLSAKPGFMRITTGRTDAQVVNAKNTLTQRSFGPTSSGRVSLDVSGLKDGDVAGLVALQGKYGYIGVKKTGTTNTLVMVNASTTSPVEVATAPLSGNKVFLRIDMNFQSRTDKATFFYSIDSTNWTALGNTLQMSYELTHFTGYRFGLFAYSTKTAGGTADFDWFKIGATYKDGLELSAIAPRSGSTAPGQLLTYRWDRQSSSIALRYTLAQSGKVGFRLVDARGKVVARLSERFQETGDHLTDLNASGLRDGSYFLVGQLNGATWGSWPVAIAR from the coding sequence ATGACGCGGCAATCGATCAAAGGAACATTCGCAGGGGCGATCCTCTCGGCACTGGGCCTCGCAACCACAAACCACGCCGCCTCCAATCCCGTGATGTGGGCGGACATCCCGGATCCGTCCATCATTCGCGTGGGCAACAACTACTACATGAGCCACACCACGATGCACTTCGCACCCGGCGTGCCCATCATGAAGTCCACCGACTTGGTGAACTGGAAAACCATCAACTACTGCTATTCCACGCTCACCAACAACGACAACATGAACCTCAACGCCGGCAAGAACGCCTACGGCAAGGGTTCGTGGGCGGCCAGCATCCGCCACAAGGACGGCACCTTCCATGTGCTGGTGCCTTCGTACACCACCAACAAAACCCACCTCTACTCCACCACCGACATCGAGAAGGGGCCTTGGAAGGAGACCCAGTTCGGGTTCTACCACGATCCCTCCCTGCACCTGGACGAAGACGGCCGGAACTTCGTCGTGTACGGTGGCTCGGACATCAAAATCATCCAGCTGAATTCCACGCTGACCGGCACCCAATCCGGTGGTGTCAACAAGACCATCATTGGATCGGCCGCCCTCAAAGCGCTCATCGGCAACAGCCCGATTCTCGTCGGCGAGGGTTCGCACATAGAGAAGATCAACGGCTGGTACTACGTCTTCATCATCTGCTGGCCCAATGGCGGCGGATTCGACGGCCGGACGGAACTTGTCTTCCGATCCAAGACCATCGACGGCACCTACGAGGGCAAGGTGGTGCACTCCAGCAAAGGCGTGGCACAGGGAAGCGTGCTCCAGGATCCAGCCGGCAAGTGGTGGGGGTACCTGTTCCAGGACAACGGATCCGTGGGCCGCAGCACCTGGATCATGCCCGTGACCTGGGCCAACGACTGGCCCTCCTTCAACGGCGGGGTCTCCCCCACCACCTTCACGATCACCACCAATTCGGCGGTTGGGACAGGTTTTGTCACAAACGACGATTTCAACAGCACGAACCTGAAGCTGGAGTGGCAGTGGAACCACAATCCGGACAACACCAAGTGGTCGTTGTCGGCCAAGCCTGGATTCATGAGGATCACCACCGGCCGGACCGATGCACAGGTGGTGAACGCCAAGAACACCCTCACCCAGCGCAGCTTCGGGCCCACCAGCTCCGGTCGGGTTTCCCTGGACGTGAGCGGCTTGAAGGACGGCGACGTGGCTGGCCTGGTGGCCTTGCAGGGGAAGTACGGCTACATCGGCGTCAAGAAGACCGGCACCACCAACACATTGGTCATGGTGAACGCGTCCACGACCTCCCCGGTGGAAGTGGCCACCGCCCCGCTTTCAGGCAACAAGGTGTTCCTGCGCATCGACATGAACTTCCAAAGCCGCACCGACAAGGCCACGTTCTTCTACAGCATCGACAGCACGAACTGGACCGCCCTGGGCAACACCCTGCAGATGTCCTACGAGCTGACCCATTTCACGGGTTACAGATTCGGACTGTTCGCCTACTCGACCAAGACCGCAGGCGGCACAGCTGATTTCGACTGGTTCAAGATCGGAGCGACCTACAAGGACGGTCTCGAGTTGAGCGCCATCGCTCCACGGTCCGGGTCCACCGCTCCCGGCCAACTGCTCACCTATCGTTGGGATCGCCAAAGCTCCAGTATCGCTCTGCGCTACACCTTGGCCCAATCCGGCAAGGTCGGATTCCGTCTGGTCGACGCCCGAGGCAAAGTGGTCGCGCGCTTGTCCGAACGTTTCCAGGAAACCGGCGACCATCTGACAGACCTGAACGCCAGCGGTCTGCGCGACGGCAGCTATTTCCTGGTGGGTCAGCTGAACGGCGCGACTTGGGGATCCTGGCCGGTCGCCATCGCGCGCTGA